Proteins encoded together in one Schistocerca americana isolate TAMUIC-IGC-003095 chromosome 8, iqSchAmer2.1, whole genome shotgun sequence window:
- the LOC124545429 gene encoding uncharacterized protein LOC124545429, with amino-acid sequence MKAVLAVVVLGAAAAGFATAVPTNPSTGSTGQQRQQHQPNERRDIGVGDVNFGDKSFNPNVNVNNKHYPSPGASSDSGVGRVNFGVGSFNPNVNINNTAYPPVHVPIGTYHPLPCNKQRTPVCQ; translated from the exons ATGAAAGCC GTGCTCGCCGTGGTGGTCCTGGGCGCAGCAGCCGCCGGCTTTGCTACTGCAGTGCCCACCAATCCCAGCACCGGCAGTACCGGCCAGCAGCGCCAGCAACATCAGCCTAACGAGAGACGCGATATCGGAGTGGGGGATGTGAACTTCGGCGATAAGAGCTTCAACCCCAACGTCAATGTAAATAACAAGCATTATCCTTCACCAGGTGCATCGAGCGACTCTGGAGTGGGTAGGGTGAACTTCGGCGTTGGCAGCTTCAACCCCAACGTCAATATAAACAACACTGCCTACCCCCCTGTTCACGTACCCATCGGAACCTACCACCCCCTGCCCTGTAACAAGCAGCGAACTCCCGTCTGTCAATAA